The Euphorbia lathyris chromosome 2, ddEupLath1.1, whole genome shotgun sequence genome includes a window with the following:
- the LOC136218979 gene encoding histone H2A.6 → MAGRGKTLGSGASKKATSRSSKAGLQFPVGRIARFLKAGKYAERVGAGAPVYLAAVLEYLAAEVLELAGNAARDNKKTRIVPRHIQLAVRNDEELSKLLGDVTIANGGVMPNIHNLLLPKKTGTSGSKAAADDDS, encoded by the exons ATGGCGGGTAGAGGTAAAACCCTTGGATCTGGTGCCTCCAAGAAGGCTACATCCAGGAGTAGTAAGGCCGGTTTGCAGTTCCCCGTCGGCCGTATAGCTAGGTTCTTGAAGGCCGGAAAGTATGCTGAGCGTGTTGGTGCCGGCGCTCCTGTTTATCTTGCCGCCGTTCTCGAGTACCTTGCAGCTGAG GTCCTTGAATTGGCAGGAAACGCAGCACGAGACAACAAGAAGACTCGAATTGTACCTCGCCATATTCAACTAGCTGTGAGGAACGATGAAGAATTGAGCAAGCTTTTGGGTGATGTGACAATTGCTAACGGAGGTGTGATGCCTAACATTCACAACCTTCTTCTCCCAAAGAAGACCGGCACCTCAGGCTCCAAGGCAGCTGCTGATGATGATAGTTAA